One region of Quercus lobata isolate SW786 chromosome 2, ValleyOak3.0 Primary Assembly, whole genome shotgun sequence genomic DNA includes:
- the LOC115965371 gene encoding uncharacterized protein LOC115965371 — translation MAEYEACITRMEALQELGIKEAEISGDSTLVIAQAHKLWKGIDVIGRLVPKASNGHEYILEAIDYFTKWVETASYFVLKAKHVARFIENNIICRYEVPQEIISDNGSHFEGEVRRIMELYKVKHHKSSSYQPQTNGVVEAANKNINNILAKMVVTYKDWAEKLPFALWGYKTSIRASTGVIPYSLVNGCEEVLPIKVEIQSLRVLVETKVLKEDWMKESYEQLALIDEKIGRMQYHAQGYKKRVARAFNKKVKPRNLKEGDLVLKCLEMKLLIQGGR, via the exons ATGGCAGAATATGAAGCTTGTATCACCAGAATGGAAGCTCTCCAAGAGTTAGGGATAAAGGAAGCAGAGATCTCTGGAGACTCAACCTTGGTTATAGCCCAAGCACATAAATTATGGAAg GGCATAGATGTGATTGGAAGGTTAGTCCCAAAGGCTTCGAATGGACACGAGTACATCCTAGAGGCaattgactacttcaccaagtgggtggaaACAGCCTCATACTTTGTATTGAAAGCCAAGCATGTGGCTCGGTTTATAGAAAATAACATCATTTGCCGGTACGAGGTACCACAAGAGATCATCTCAGATAATGGCTCCCACTTTGAGGGAGAGGTTCGAAGGATCATGGAATTGTACAAGGTTAAGCATCACAAGTCTTCATCATACCAACCACAGACTAATGGGGTCGTAGAAGCAGCCAATAAGAACATCAATAACATCCTAGCCAAGATGGTGGTGACATACAAAGACTGGGCCGAAAAACTTCCATTTGCTTTATGGGGTTACAAAACTTCTATCCGTGCATCAACTGGGGTAATCCCTTACTCTTTGGTCAATGGATGTGAGGAGGTCCTTCCCATTAAGGTAGAGATACAATCTTTGAGAGTGCTAGTAGAAACCAAGGTCTTAAAGGAAGATTGGATGAAAGAAAGCTATGAACAATTGGCTTTGATAGATGAAAAAATAGGTAGGATGCAATACCATGCACAAGGGTACAAGAAGAGGGTTGCTAGAGCATTCAACAAAAAAGTGAAACCTAGAAACCTTAAGGAAGGGGACTTGGTCCTAAAGTGTTTAGAGATGAAACTTTTAATCCAAGGGGGAAGATGA